A window of Tachypleus tridentatus isolate NWPU-2018 chromosome 7, ASM421037v1, whole genome shotgun sequence genomic DNA:
TAAAGATGTATTTCATAACATAtcctataaatataatagttgttgattttcacattatttaactgtgtttgattcacgcaagttcagaatgttttatattattgactATTTAATATGAACCCTTTCAACATGTGTATCAATATTTGATTTACTGATAGTGGTGTTCCAGTTTAGTTTCAACTGGATTAGTAAACTCAATTTTTCAATAGCTCTCAACAAAGCTGTAATAGCAAAATATTAAgcaaataaaaacattctgtgtgtgtgtgtgtgtgtgtgtgtgtgtgtgtgtgtgtgtgtgtgtgtacgttaCTCTTTCATTTACATTAACCAACAGTAGTcaagaaataaaatgattctttggATTACCTCAAGAACATCTAGACTAGAGCTACGTTGTATTTCTCCTAGGGTAATTTTCTTCTTCAAACTGGATCTTAAGAAATGTCTCTACAAGAGAAACCGAATAAAGTTTagaaatgaacaaaacaaaaatacaatgtgatgctcaaaaaaaacttaaaaatacaattttgttttaaactactttaagtaaacaatacactacatttaatttttttctcgcAAGAATAATCAAAGAAAAAAGGATATTTCTTCACCATTTAATTTTTCtcaacaaaagtaaaaacagtaattttaaaaacaaagtttgttagATATCGAATTGCCTATAAATATTGAACCTGGAGTCAAATGAAATCAAAGACGTAACAAATTAAGTGACATTAGTTACAGTCCGTTTACCTTGATGGAATCCCCTACCGATCGGCTTCTTTTGTGATTTCTCACTTTGTTGGTTTTTGGTGTGCCAAAcccattttctttattaaactgaACAAAGGAagcaaaaacaaggaaattattcagataaaagaaaaactacaactTCCACATATAATGAGCCAGATACATGAGTTAAAACATGTTAATGAAGTCTATAAAAATAGATTGTACTTTAATGATACATATTGACAAAATCAACCAAAAATCTTAGTATGAtaactataatatataattatttttggtaaaatgtatcaaaggctaataaaagatacaataagcaagttataataagtttaaagtttttcaaaacaatttttttctgtgaaaGTACTTCAAACATACAGCTAATGCTTGTGTTCCCTAGGTAACAAATATGATATCTATCTAACATTACTTCTGTTCACAATACTGATATACTGTTTAGAATACCTGatgtcattaatttttaattttgtatatcattataatttcattatagaaATCATTTTGCATTATTTGCTCAatgtaagtatatatttaacaCTAGCTTAAGTCGTTTAATTTGGTCACACCTCATGAGGTTATTATTGGAATTATGGTCAAAAACACTGTTAACAACAAGAGTATCCCATCTGATGAAACAATGAATTCTAATCTAAATAAGAAATGTACATTTAATTAGTTATCCTGATTGCAAGGTTGACTTTATATCAATCTAAGTGCCTAACTTGCTTTTAGCAGAAATTATTACGAAAGGTGTAATGAAAATAAGCTATTcaagttacttttattaaaaagaaCATAGTCTGAAAACTGAGAAAGTGATACTATGTAGAACCTTAATTTATTGTTACATTGCAAGATAAATATTCGTTATTGTAAAgacttgttgtttttattactttatataatgAACAATACTGGTTACTTACACAAAAGCTAAATAAATGCATTATAACAAGTTAAAACTGTTAACAATTCTCACCtccttaaaaataaaaaccagacTCCTTCCCAAATCATGGTGTGATAATAAAGTCCCGTCTGAAATTCACAGATATTATATAAACTTCCTTTCCTATCCATCATTATAAGCTAGCAAAATATACCTGTTTAAGAAACTTCTTCTTCTGTGAAGAGTCAGGCATGCATTGTACATAAGTATAAAGCTCGGCTAACTGATGAGAGGTGTAGTCTGCAGAGTTTTTCCATCCTTTCTTCTCTCGATCACAGAAGGTTATAGTGGTGTGGATAGCATCATTCTGACATTACAGATAATGTTCCAGTCACCGAGTGTAACAAACTTATTCATcactaattaattattacaaaactaaGCTGCGAGTTAAGTTTCATAACTCACGTGGAACATTTTAATTTACGTCAATAAAACACAAACTACTGACAACCAATTCCTGATATTATGGAATGTATAGCAACTCGCTCTCATTTTCTATAGGAGTGAAAAGGTTGAGTATCACTTAAGTAAGAggtatgttaataatatttatagtttatggaacttttatcacaaattttagacTTATTAATTATAAACCTATATCAGCtttcaacatttaataaataacttcTAAAGCATTATCCTTCATATATGTAGGAATAATGTTTCAGGCCATCTTTCTGATTGTCCACTTACGACTGGCCAGTTCTGGTATTGAACTAAAGGCCTCTCATGCAATGACATGCAAGAGACAAAAGACAGAACTAAAACACGATTTTCTACCCATCtctgattttaaatttaaaatggaCAAAGTAAGGActgcagaagaaaaaaaaatacatctgCAGTTCCTGGTTTTTCTCGCATATCTAATACAATATAGACTATTCTCTTACTACATTGAGTAATGCTAAAAGACAGCTACCATTATTATACTGACACAAGTGCAAATATAACAGTCAACAAATCACATCAACAACTATATTTgggtataaaaaaataaaacacgatCAACTGGTGGTACAACTCGTTTATTAACAGCCCTTCTAGTGAATTCAGTTTTATCTGCTGAACCCCCAACACAAACTCGCAAAGTTCACCAACTATATAAAAACAGCTTTCTTCCTGCTGAAAGGTTAATACATTAAAACACTAAGAAGCTATACTGATAATTTTCAGATAAGCTTTCATCTACATTTtcattcagtttgttttaaattagacAAACCTGTGCTACTTACTGCTGAGAGTAAAGTATGTTTTACAGCACTAACCTTCTGGCAATCATCAGTCACAGAACTTGAAAGAATAACCTCTTGATCTTTAAAATGCATCTTTATGTCTTGTACAAGTTCAGTTGGTGCTTCAAATAACTCGTGAACATGGTCAATCATAAAGGACACCACTTTCACCATGTTGTCAAAGTCTGCTTGCAACTCTGTGGCACTCATCTATAAAATGTCCATGGTAACAACATTTATAGCATCTTGATGTACGTTGTCTCTGATATCTTACAATCACTAACCTTATGAATTATTGGATTTATTCTAACTtgaaacaacattactaaaactcattacaaatcttttgatattcacGAATGAATGACAACTGGTAATATCTGAATTATGGACCTTATAAAAGTGTCCCCagcagatgaaaaaaaaaaaacatttgtatgaATAAAAGCTTTATTAACACATTTGCTTCAGTCCAAATTAAGATTGTTGTTAAAGAGTGGGATTAAATAAATCCAATGTGATCCATACAAGtcaatgtaaaaaatacatttggGAATATAAACTtccttttacaagaattcttttatGACTACGGTTAGTGGTCAGTTTCGTTCAACCCTTAGATCTCTAAAATTTTACTTCTATATAAATCTGTACTTCTGGGAAAGAACCTTGAAAGGACATTACACGTCACAAGTAGTTAATGTATACAAGTAAGCTATATGCTCTTACCATTTGTATACCCTAAAATAAGTGTTACGGTTGAGTGGGTTAATGAGTCTTCCATGTTATTTGGACATGACAAAACACAAAGAGTCTAATGAATCCACAAACGAATTTGTTTCTGACATCTCAACCCATAACTATAAACACAAAAGATGAACACAGGCACAGGtagtaaaacacaaacattacttagaagaaaaaaaattattgcagTGGTAAATGAATGACCTTTCTACCACCACATTTATATTAGCTATACTTCACAAACTCTACTGATGTTACCTTTCTTGGACACAATATGTGTGGAGCAAACAGAGTGGCTAAACTAACTGAATCCATCTTGTTCATCTCACGAGCTTTGGTCACCTTGTGCAGTAAGACAAGAATGTCTTTTAATAAAAGTTGATTTTCAATCGGCAGTAGAAGAACTAACAATTGTACTATTTTTATCTGCCGCTTTAAGACTTTATCTCGTAGGCTTGGCGGAAGATCGTGTTGGTATAGTcctgaataagaaataaaatccaaCAGAGCAGATATAAAAAGGTTAAACAGAATTTTgaacaatttatattttctattgatCACAATAGCAGGGGAAAACATTCCACGTAATCATGTGTACCTTAAAAAAGTCATAGCTAATCAATGTGTCCTATACACTATTATATATCCAAACTTAACACTTGTATATATTAGACACAACTGGATTCCTCCTTATAGTGTATACCGGTTTTATGCTCATATACTActgattgtttaatatatattatgtttcaaaTGCACTTCTTTCAGTTTAACTGTGCAGTATCTCATTAAACAGCTTACTGGGCACTCGACAGTGTACTGTGAAGTGAGATTCTGTTAGTAGTGGTTCGGGCATTTCTGCAAGAAAGTTCTTCAGCACACTTGCACAGTCATGAGAGCTGTAATGGCCAGCATCCAAGTCAATGATTGCTCCCACGGTTAGCAAGGTCTTCAGCTCTTGCTGTCGTGTCACACTGCCAGTTTTTCGAAATAGTCCCTCTTGACCGATATCTGCAAAAAGAGATTAAATCTACAAGACTGACATCTACTAACCATTCTTAAGAACCATAACAAAGTAATCTTACTACAGAAGATTCAGCAAAAAGAAACTTTTTATCATGGTTTCCAAACtggaatttgttttttaatttcattatggtgtgtgcgtgtgtgtgtatgtgtgcatgCACTCATtaaataacaagataaaataatGACTCCCCCATTTAGATTGACAATGAAACTGTGGGAGTCAACTGTCACCTAACAATTATCATTTTCTAGATTTCATCTTCTGAGTTACCAATGTATTTTTTTCCTGTATATTTCAAGttcaaaaaagaataaaatttaatttatgaaaaaaaaaaaaaattactgcatGTTATCAGACAATAGAATTCCAACAAATGATCCTGGACTTCTACACCTTATGTGAGAAACTATCCCTACTTTAATCTACATTTTCCTCCATATTCACAATAATAGTTTTCTTTGAAGTAAATACCCATGTGTAAACAAACTTGTTACAAAATTAGACAGatgaaaatatgtgaaataaaaattaatattgttgaaagtttaaataaagtttgaTGACCTTAAGAAGGATTTGTCCATGTTCACCTTGTTGAAAAATCTTCCAGGTAAAGATTCATATAAACAAACGTTTTTTCTTGTGTGAACTTCACAGACAAGACAGCCAGGTAAAATCAACAACTTGTGATAGTTCtattaaaaatgtaaagtttcatcataagtattaaaatatttatacgtaAACAAAGGTAGACTGATCATAACTTACTGTAATCTTTTGACAAGTATTTGATAAGTTGGAACACTTGACAAATTGCTTCCTGAGTCAGTGGAAGTCCATCCATGATACCTTTAGCTAGAAGgtgtaaacttcataaaatacaacagttctaaatAGTCTACttaaaaaataacttcattaaatgttacctaaaaaactaaaatattataaaagaagacaaacaaaagaaaaaggaaGAATCCAAACATTTACACTTACTGATTCAccagaaacaataattttgtaaaaaattaacattacttcTCTTGTTTTCTTGTTGAATGAAAAAATCTGAGAGTTGTTACACTAGTAAATTCACAATAAAAGGAAAACctacaaaaaatgtataattatccAAATATATGATCAGTGTGTAACAATTTTATGAATGTCATTTTTCATACACTGTCCAACTCATAATGGTGGACATACACTGCTTTAATCCTCGGGTAATGATGTCTTTGTAGATCTATGCAGCAACTCCTAGTTTATTTCTAAACCAACAATTTCATCCAATTTTGTCAGTCTGTTTCATTACATGTGTGATTTTAAGATTGACCTAAATATCCTGAACTGATCAACGGTCGGTGTAGCCGATCATTTAATATACGTGGGCTGTAAATCCAAAGGTTCAAGGTTTGCATCTCCTGACCTTAAAACATGCATTAATCTCTCAGGAGAATGTTAAAAGTGTGACAATCAAATCCTACCGTTTGCTCAACTAGTTGTGGGCAATATGACTACTTGTTCTCCTTCTAACCTatctcagttcaaaattagggaccaTTATGATCAGATTAACTGTCAGAGAAAGTTAATCAAAGAAACATAGAAAAGTTTCTAAGATTAGCATTATAACAAAGGTTTGTTAACTGTAGGAATATTCAATTTCAAGCCAACAATTCAATTTTAGGTATTTCTTGTTAATCTGTTACACAGGTTTGAGTACTAATTTAGTTGCtgatataaattacaaattttctgaAACAACTTATTAACGTAAAGAATTTGTTGTTCTTACTTCCACTAGATTTTTTCACTCCTGCAaatgtatgagaaaaagaaaaaacataacaaaacgaGGTTCAAAACCAACGATTGGCAAACGTTTCACTTCATTCCAACATGTTAAACTGCCGTAAAATACACGTTAAAAATGTAGGAATAGAATAGGCCTAAttacttattttgatttttattgaaattaatgttatttatccTTAAAGGTAGggtactttgtttttgaatttcgcgcaaagctacacgaggactatctgtgctagccatctctaatttaacagtgtaagactaaatggaaggcagctagtcatcacaacccaccgccaactcttgggctactcctttaccaacgaatagtggaattgagcgtcacattataacaccccccacagctgaatgggtgagcacgtttggtgcgatggggattcgaacccgatgGTACTTTAAGAGTGATTTCTTTCATCATTGTACGCGCATGACACTAAAGTtcaagtgttatattatttttaacatatattgtgACGTTGCAAGGCTCGACAACAATGCTTTGTTACTATTTCTGTCATGCTTTAAAAACACCGCTAGCTGAAGCCCTTTTAACGCAGCGGCCACGCAAAAGTTGTAAAATAGCAGTTAACTATAACAATAAAGCATCAACAAGGAGTGTGCACGTGGGTAGCAAAGCGAAAAGAAAATGCAGCTGACTCTCACGAGCGCCCCCATCTGTTTTGTTGGGCGGAGTCGCATCAACAGAACCCTTATTCCATCAGTTCATTGCTAATAAAACCAGCTGCAAAAGACTGGCCTTTTTACACAGTACCCTGCCCGCCAACAAAACACTGACATGTCTGCCGCCTTCAGTAACAACGCGTACGTTTTCATAACACAGAACTCAAATAAGCTAACCCATTATTAAACTCGAGACAACTGTTCAGACGTGAAACTGAGATTTGATGAGCAATACGTGTCAGTTACTTgcgttgaaaaaaaaacaagcaaacaaaagaaCCCAGCTGTTCTTAAGTTTAAACTATCACGAAATCGTAAACCCAGTCTAATCGTAAAGTTACAACAGCGTATATGCTTTTGCTAACATACAATTAAGGTTCCAAAATCACATACTTGGTTTTCAAGATGTTTTATTACACTCATTGTCATTTTATATACTATCGTGAAAATTGCGTTATAAAATGTAGCCGCAAGAGGGGTACCGTTAAAAAACTTATTCACGCTTAAGTTATTTCAATAAGAAGATAATAGCAGTACTTTTCTAATTACATAACACTCACCATGATTGGTTTACAGCTGTCTGATCCGAAGCTTCGTATCAAATGTTTGTGATACATACATTAACAAATTCTGTTAGTTTTTAAACTATAGAAACTCATTAAGCGGTGAcattgaatttgttttaaatttcgaaacaactgttatttattcatttcacaCACAAACGTGGTTTGTTTGgtatttcgagcaaagctatactTGCGCTAACTGTTCCTGATTTAGCAACGACACGCTAaaagaaaggcagatagtcaactcttgagctacccttttaccaacaaatagtggaattcatCGAACATAATAATGTTCCCCTGTTTGAAAGGACAAGTACTTACtgacggaaattcaaacccgATACCCTCAGCTTGCGAGACAAGAGCCCCCTGACCACTCCTCCATAAAGAGAACCATTTATATAACACTTTATGTTGAATAAACAGTTATGTTTGCAATGCAAAACCTAGTATAACAACATGTACAGGCTTAGACGACTACGGACCAGTTGAA
This region includes:
- the LOC143257356 gene encoding rho GTPase-activating protein 19-like isoform X2, whose protein sequence is MDGLPLTQEAICQVFQLIKYLSKDYNIGQEGLFRKTGSVTRQQELKTLLTVGAIIDLDAGHYSSHDCASVLKNFLAEMPEPLLTESHFTVHCRVPRLYQHDLPPSLRDKVLKRQIKIVQLLVLLLPIENQLLLKDILVLLHKVTKAREMNKMDSVSLATLFAPHILCPRKMSATELQADFDNMVKVVSFMIDHVHELFEAPTELVQDIKMHFKDQEVILSSSVTDDCQKNDAIHTTITFCDREKKGWKNSADYTSHQLAELYTYVQCMPDSSQKKKFLKQFNKENGFGTPKTNKVRNHKRSRSVGDSIKRHFLRSSLKKKITLGEIQRSSSLDVLENEDKDLFDTENAPTSKVASSCSVKDKLGDKRKFQEKRTVGNSPPVIVPKLMRTGTPLSRTVLRASKRMKAAVMIPRSRNSVVLTPN
- the LOC143257356 gene encoding rho GTPase-activating protein 19-like isoform X1; translated protein: MEDSGLEVHHSQHKLVNKLRNSDPEKFATLCRMHLCFTLDLSQEEFSVLLESKKTETKSRKGFGGFGKKTKQAKGIMDGLPLTQEAICQVFQLIKYLSKDYNIGQEGLFRKTGSVTRQQELKTLLTVGAIIDLDAGHYSSHDCASVLKNFLAEMPEPLLTESHFTVHCRVPRLYQHDLPPSLRDKVLKRQIKIVQLLVLLLPIENQLLLKDILVLLHKVTKAREMNKMDSVSLATLFAPHILCPRKMSATELQADFDNMVKVVSFMIDHVHELFEAPTELVQDIKMHFKDQEVILSSSVTDDCQKNDAIHTTITFCDREKKGWKNSADYTSHQLAELYTYVQCMPDSSQKKKFLKQFNKENGFGTPKTNKVRNHKRSRSVGDSIKRHFLRSSLKKKITLGEIQRSSSLDVLENEDKDLFDTENAPTSKVASSCSVKDKLGDKRKFQEKRTVGNSPPVIVPKLMRTGTPLSRTVLRASKRMKAAVMIPRSRNSVVLTPN